CCGTGCCGGTTGTGACGGCGACGGTGCGGCCCGTCGAGTTCGGTGCACGCCACCGCCGACACCTCGTCGGTGTGGCCGGTGAGGGTTCGCCGATGGGCCGACGGTGGCCAGGTCCCATACTCGCACGGTGCCGGCCGCGTCGACGGTGACGGTGACGGTGTGGCCGTCGAGTTCGGTGCACGCCAACGCCGACACACTGCCGGTGTGGTTGGTGAGGGGTTCGCCGACGGGCCGGCCGGTGGCCAGGTCCCATACCCGCACTGTCCCGTCCCGGCTGCCGGGTGACGGCGAGGGTGCGGCCGTCGAGTTCGGTGCACGCCACCGCGGTCACGCTGCTGTTGTGGCCGGTGAAGGTGTGGCGGAGGGCGGGGCTGAAGGCGCTGCCGGTGGCCCAACGGGGTGTCCAGGTTCCCACTGGGATGCGGTGGGTGAGGTCGCGGTGGAGGTCGGTGGCGCCGGCGCGGGCGGCGTCCAGGGCGAGCACTTGCCGTCGGACAGACGGCGCACCTTCATGGTGGAGGTGGAGGCCGGTGCGGTAGACGGCGGCGTTTAGGCGGGCCTCGGGGTTGTCGGCGTGGTGGAGGTGGGGGGTGAGGCTGCGGGGTTCGGCGTGGACGAGGTATTCGGTGTCGGTGAGAACCTGGTCGAGGAGCCCGGCCTGGGTGGCGTGGTGGGCGAGGTGCGCGAGGGCGTAGGGGTGTGCGCGAGACCAGTCGCGGGTGGCGTCGGCCCGGTAGGGGACACGGTCGGTCAGGACGTTCGTGTAGGCGGCGTGGATGTCTCGGGGGTCGGTGTCCTGGCGCAGGTACTCGGCCATTGCTTCGTGGTAGAGCCGGTAGGCGGAACGGCCGTTCTCGGTGGCCTCCACGATGTAAGAACCGGCCTGGTGGCGCAGCCACAGGATGTCGTTGTCGGTGTAGGGCCGGCCGGAGGTTTCGGTGGCGAGGGGTGCCCAGATGTCCTCCCAGGGCAGGCCCTGGCCTTGGGTGTAGGCGAGGGGGCGCAGGAGGTCGATGGCGCGTTGGGCTTGGTCGCCGAGGCGCCGATGGAGGTCGCGGTGCATGGCGTCGCCGGCGTGGCGGGGCAGGGTGGCGCGCCAGGCACGGTCGGTGGGGTCAGGGATGGTGGGGGTGGCGGCGAGGGTGGCGGCGGTGATGCGGGCGACGAGGAAGGAGCGGCCTGCTGCTTCGGCGACGGCCTCGGCGACGGGCCGGAGCATAGAAGGGCGGCGGCGGTAGGGGGAGCGGCGGTGGGCCTCTAGGAGGGTGCGGATGGCGTAGGCCGTGATCGCCTGGGTGTCGGCGTAGCGGTCGTGGTCGAGGTCGATTTCCTGTTCGGGGGTGGTGCCGAGGCGGGGTAGGAGGTAGGGGCGGGTGCCGAGCAGCAGGCGGATGCGGCCCTGGGAGTGTTCGATGAGGGGGCGCAGGAGGCCGGCGGTGAGGGTGTCGGGGGTGGCGGCTTCGTCGAGGGCGTCGATGAGGACGGTCAGCGGTCGGGGGCGGTGGGTGAGGGCTTCGAGGAGTTCGCCGACGCTGGTGGCGCGGGTGCGGGCGGCGGCGTTCAGGGCGTCCAAGACGTCGGCATCGCTCAGGCGCTGGGCGTAGACAGCGGCGTCGAGAGTCCCCGGTTGGATCAGGTCGGCGGGCAGGCCGAGGGTGTGGGTGGGGACGGTGCGGTGGCGTTCGGGGTGGGAGAGAGCCGCGATCAGTCCGAGAACGGCCGTCTTCCCGGAGCCGGGGGCTGCGGTGACGACCCGGCAGGCCGCGTCGTCTTGGGCGGCGGGGTGGTTGAGCCAGACAGCTAGGTCGTGGAGGGCGGTGTGGCGTCCGCTGAACCACCACGCGGGGTCTACGTCTTCGTCGGCGGGTTGGTGGTAGCCCATGGCGCGCACCAGCAGGCGGGAGACGAGTTCGGTCTCCCGGCGCTGGTCCTGTTCGTTGAAGGCGGCGGCCTGTTGCAGGGCGAGGTCGACTTCGGTCAGACGTACGTCGTGGCGGGGGTTGGGGAAGAACGGCGGTACCTCGCCGTCCAACCCGACCATGGTCAGGCCGATGCGCTGGTGGCCGGGGCGGTCCTTGGAGTCGTTCATGTGCTGGATGAGCGCGTTCACCGACAGTGCCTGCGGGCCGTGCCCGGCCACCGGCAGGCTGGCGACCGCGTCCTGCAGCAACTGCGGGAACGCCCCGGCCAGGGCCGGCTGGTGCGGCTGCGCGGAGGAGACCACCACCAGCCCCGACCCGGTGCCCTTGCCCCACAGCGCGCCCACGCGCTCCAGCGCGGCGGCGACCATCTCATTGCCGCCCTGGCCCACGTAGCAGGCGTCCAGCATCAGCAACACCCGCCGGACTCGGGTGCCGCGCAGCAGCACCCGGGTCAGCTCCGCAGTGGGCAGCGCAGTGTAGGCGAGGTCCTCGGGGTCGGTGTCGGCGGTGAGCAGGACATGCTCCTCGCCGTCGCCGAGGATCTCGCCGTGGCAGGACAGGTAGAGCGCCAGCAGGTCGTCCTCCCGGCGCTCCGGGGAGGCGCAGAACGCGCGCAGGGCGTCGGTCAGCTGCTGCTTGGTCGGGCTGAGCGGCAGCGGGTCGTGGAGTTGGTAGCCGAGCGTCGTGGTGAACAGCTCGACCACCTGTTCACGGGCCTGGGCCAGGCCCGGCCGATCCCACTCCCGGTTTTTCGGGTAGCCGGCCACCGCCGCGGCGATCAGGTATCGCCGCGGCCCTCCGTCACCCGCACCGCTCACGCCAGGCCCTCGGCGATCGCCTTCCCGCACAACGCGTCGGTCAGGTAGGAGGTCGCGTCGTGCGCGTGCGTTCCGTTGGACAGCACCGCCGAGCGCAACTGCTCCCCGAAGACCGGGCGCAGGTCCTTCACCAGCGCCACCACGTCACCGGTCGCAGCCAGGTTCGTCCACACCAACTGCTCGCCGCCCGGCCACGCTCCGCGTACGGCCTTGCCGTCCTGCTCCGGGGTGGGCTGCAAGCGGTGCACGACCAGGTTCGGGATGCCCAGCGGCGAGCCGATCGTCACCAGCGCCCGCACCCCGTGCCCCGGCAGCGCGCACAGCGCCTCGTAGGCCACCACCGATCCCAGCGAGTGCGCCACGACCACCCGTGTGTCGGGGCTGATCTGCGCCATCACCCGCTCCCGAGCCTGCTCGCGCGTCTGTTGGTCCGTCAGGTACGCGCGTACCTGCTTCAGGTCCGCGACCACAGCCCG
The Kitasatospora cineracea DNA segment above includes these coding regions:
- a CDS encoding caspase family protein; amino-acid sequence: MAGYPKNREWDRPGLAQAREQVVELFTTTLGYQLHDPLPLSPTKQQLTDALRAFCASPERREDDLLALYLSCHGEILGDGEEHVLLTADTDPEDLAYTALPTAELTRVLLRGTRVRRVLLMLDACYVGQGGNEMVAAALERVGALWGKGTGSGLVVVSSAQPHQPALAGAFPQLLQDAVASLPVAGHGPQALSVNALIQHMNDSKDRPGHQRIGLTMVGLDGEVPPFFPNPRHDVRLTEVDLALQQAAAFNEQDQRRETELVSRLLVRAMGYHQPADEDVDPAWWFSGRHTALHDLAVWLNHPAAQDDAACRVVTAAPGSGKTAVLGLIAALSHPERHRTVPTHTLGLPADLIQPGTLDAAVYAQRLSDADVLDALNAAARTRATSVGELLEALTHRPRPLTVLIDALDEAATPDTLTAGLLRPLIEHSQGRIRLLLGTRPYLLPRLGTTPEQEIDLDHDRYADTQAITAYAIRTLLEAHRRSPYRRRPSMLRPVAEAVAEAAGRSFLVARITAATLAATPTIPDPTDRAWRATLPRHAGDAMHRDLHRRLGDQAQRAIDLLRPLAYTQGQGLPWEDIWAPLATETSGRPYTDNDILWLRHQAGSYIVEATENGRSAYRLYHEAMAEYLRQDTDPRDIHAAYTNVLTDRVPYRADATRDWSRAHPYALAHLAHHATQAGLLDQVLTDTEYLVHAEPRSLTPHLHHADNPEARLNAAVYRTGLHLHHEGAPSVRRQVLALDAARAGATDLHRDLTHRIPVGTWTPRWATGSAFSPALRHTFTGHNSSVTAVACTELDGRTLAVTRQPGRDSAGMGPGHRPARRRTPHQPHRQCVGVGVHRTRRPHRHRHRRRGRHRASMGPGHRRPIGEPSPATPTRCRRWRAPNSTGRTVAVTTGT